A portion of the Thermodesulfobacteriota bacterium genome contains these proteins:
- a CDS encoding TPM domain-containing protein yields MSALVWSFVVCVWLLVPLGVTAADVPYLSGRVNDEAEILSEGVRRGLSQRLREHEERTGNQIAVLTVPTLGGESIEDYAVRVFEAWKLGQAGKDNGVLVVVVPQDRRMRIEVGYGLEPTLTDLLAGRIIRTFMTPRFKAADYDGGVEAGVNAIVQVLEQGATAELLAEGGAEERIAPASGLDVPDMPIALRILIGAFIFGIIGLFTVLGVLTPGMGWFLYFFLIPFWAMFPIVVLGTTGTLVVLILYLVGYPIAKLMVRDKPWYKKAQVDLRQKGRARIGGFTVSSGGSGGGWSSGSRSGGFSGGGGGSGGGGASGSW; encoded by the coding sequence ATGAGTGCCCTGGTGTGGTCCTTCGTGGTCTGCGTCTGGCTCCTTGTGCCCCTTGGCGTGACCGCCGCGGACGTCCCCTATCTCTCCGGCCGCGTGAACGATGAGGCGGAAATCCTCTCCGAGGGCGTGCGCCGCGGCCTCTCCCAGCGCCTTCGGGAGCACGAGGAGCGCACCGGCAACCAGATCGCGGTCCTCACCGTTCCGACCCTGGGCGGCGAGAGCATCGAGGACTATGCGGTGCGGGTCTTCGAGGCCTGGAAGCTCGGACAGGCGGGCAAGGACAACGGAGTGCTCGTGGTCGTGGTGCCCCAGGACCGGCGCATGCGCATCGAGGTGGGGTACGGCCTGGAGCCCACGCTCACCGACCTGCTGGCCGGCAGAATCATTCGCACGTTCATGACGCCGCGCTTCAAGGCCGCAGACTACGACGGCGGCGTCGAGGCGGGGGTGAACGCCATCGTCCAGGTGCTGGAGCAGGGGGCGACCGCCGAGCTGCTCGCGGAGGGCGGGGCGGAGGAGCGGATTGCGCCCGCGAGCGGCCTCGACGTGCCGGACATGCCGATTGCGCTGCGGATCCTCATCGGCGCGTTCATCTTCGGCATCATCGGGCTGTTTACCGTGCTCGGCGTGCTGACTCCGGGCATGGGGTGGTTCCTCTACTTCTTCCTGATTCCCTTCTGGGCGATGTTTCCCATCGTGGTCCTCGGCACCACCGGAACGCTGGTCGTCCTGATCCTGTACCTGGTGGGCTATCCCATTGCCAAGCTGATGGTTCGGGACAAGCCCTGGTACAAGAAGGCGCAGGTGGATCTGCGGCAGAAGGGACGCGCCCGGATCGGCGGGTTCACCGTGTCCTCGGGAGGCTCCGGGGGCGGTTGGAGCTCGGGGAGCAGGAGCGGCGGTTTCTCCGGAGGCGGAGGCGGCTCCGGGGGCGGCGGCGCATCCGGAAGCTGGTAG
- a CDS encoding LemA family protein, producing the protein MSIRFWLFAVVSSAAALLSGCGYNAIQANEEAVKAAWGDVESAYQRRLDLIPNLVTVVRSYASHERETLLAVTEARARAAEVKLSSAMLEDPQALAKFQQAQGELGSSLSRLMVVVERYPDLKASQNFLDLQNQLEGTENRIHVARSRYNAAVEKFNTSIRVFPNNLTNKYLLHLKLKESFAADEGAARAPRVDL; encoded by the coding sequence ATGAGCATCCGATTCTGGCTGTTTGCGGTGGTCAGCTCGGCGGCCGCGCTCCTTTCGGGCTGCGGGTACAATGCCATTCAGGCCAACGAAGAGGCGGTGAAAGCAGCGTGGGGAGACGTGGAGTCGGCCTACCAGCGTCGCCTGGATCTCATTCCCAACCTCGTGACGGTCGTTCGTTCCTATGCGAGCCACGAAAGGGAGACTCTCCTCGCCGTGACCGAGGCCCGCGCAAGGGCGGCCGAGGTGAAACTCTCGAGCGCCATGCTCGAGGATCCCCAGGCGCTGGCGAAGTTCCAGCAGGCCCAGGGCGAGCTCGGCAGCTCTTTGTCCCGGCTCATGGTCGTGGTGGAGCGGTATCCCGATCTCAAAGCGAGTCAGAATTTTCTGGACCTTCAAAACCAGCTGGAGGGAACGGAGAACCGGATCCATGTGGCGCGCTCCCGGTACAACGCGGCAGTGGAGAAATTCAACACGTCCATTCGAGTATTTCCGAACAACCTCACCAACAAGTATCTGCTGCACTTGAAGCTGAAGGAATCGTTTGCGGCCGACGAGGGCGCGGCAAGAGCGCCCAGGGTCGATCTGTAA
- a CDS encoding TolC family protein, whose protein sequence is MTRAVGFATFLGPALLLLGALPAQAGYRDLLREWEDYEAPAAVRPAPAPPGDAFPAPKEDPLRAELARLAEARAGWEAALAAPDPRLSFFAPHADRVQRLAPLSADPERAAAALAGDFPLEDLEVLALLRNPGAGAREREFRASLEAFGQVASLEALLRQYSVLTAGLMTGAGAMEDPDSPALAFPFPGLAALKGQIAGREAAAAWEALEAARRDAVTGARRAAWELGYLDRAGALTREMLDLLDQLRRAAAARYAAGDASFSEVLRAEIEVEKVREELATLAEERRNAEAEVGELLGLAPGTRVGTPILPEDRGAAPAPEALYPLARERRQELRRMRAMVGQMERMIEMAETMVYPRFHLDLSFYRRDEISRAGAGGAMGMGSGEPRAFPEATEAATGAGLPLRPWYGTQEAYLREARQRLAALEKELAMEEASAALRVREAWFALDRALREEALYADRVLPLTRAALEAAARGYSAGKVMFADALMSYGGWLEAQLARERRRADAGRARADLEAAVGTSGRTDDEGRRTNP, encoded by the coding sequence ATGACGCGCGCGGTTGGGTTCGCGACCTTCCTCGGTCCCGCGCTCCTGCTCCTAGGAGCTTTGCCGGCGCAAGCCGGCTACCGGGACCTCCTGCGGGAGTGGGAGGACTACGAGGCGCCAGCCGCGGTTCGTCCGGCGCCCGCCCCGCCAGGAGACGCCTTCCCGGCGCCCAAGGAGGACCCCCTGCGCGCCGAGCTGGCGCGGCTGGCCGAGGCCCGCGCCGGGTGGGAGGCGGCTCTGGCGGCGCCGGATCCGCGGCTCTCCTTCTTTGCCCCCCACGCCGACCGGGTCCAGCGCCTGGCCCCCCTTTCCGCCGACCCGGAGCGCGCGGCCGCGGCCCTGGCGGGGGACTTTCCCCTGGAAGACCTGGAGGTCCTGGCCCTCCTGCGCAATCCGGGCGCCGGGGCCCGGGAGCGGGAGTTTCGGGCCTCCCTGGAGGCCTTCGGGCAGGTGGCGAGCCTGGAGGCGCTGCTGCGCCAGTACTCCGTGCTCACCGCCGGCCTCATGACCGGGGCCGGCGCCATGGAGGATCCGGACAGCCCCGCGCTCGCCTTCCCCTTCCCGGGCCTCGCGGCCCTGAAGGGCCAGATCGCCGGACGGGAGGCCGCCGCCGCCTGGGAGGCCCTGGAGGCCGCCCGGCGCGACGCGGTCACGGGGGCCCGGCGCGCCGCCTGGGAGCTCGGGTACCTGGACCGCGCCGGGGCCCTCACCCGCGAGATGCTCGACCTCCTGGACCAACTGCGCCGGGCAGCGGCGGCCCGGTACGCCGCCGGCGACGCGAGCTTCTCCGAAGTTCTGCGGGCCGAGATCGAGGTGGAGAAGGTGCGCGAGGAGCTCGCCACCCTCGCGGAGGAGCGGCGAAACGCCGAGGCCGAGGTGGGCGAGCTCCTGGGTCTGGCCCCCGGCACCCGGGTGGGCACCCCCATCCTTCCCGAGGACCGGGGCGCGGCACCTGCCCCGGAGGCCCTCTACCCCCTGGCCCGGGAGCGCCGGCAGGAGCTGCGGCGGATGCGGGCCATGGTGGGGCAGATGGAGCGCATGATCGAGATGGCCGAGACCATGGTCTATCCGCGGTTCCACCTGGACCTGTCCTTCTACCGCCGGGACGAGATCTCCCGGGCGGGGGCCGGCGGGGCCATGGGCATGGGGAGCGGCGAGCCCCGGGCCTTCCCCGAGGCCACGGAGGCCGCCACGGGGGCCGGGCTGCCGCTGCGGCCCTGGTACGGCACCCAGGAGGCGTACCTGCGGGAGGCCCGCCAGCGCCTCGCCGCCCTGGAGAAGGAGCTGGCGATGGAAGAGGCCTCCGCGGCGCTCCGGGTGCGGGAGGCGTGGTTCGCCCTGGACCGGGCCCTGCGGGAGGAGGCCCTCTACGCCGACCGGGTGCTGCCCCTCACCCGGGCCGCCCTGGAGGCGGCCGCGCGGGGTTACAGCGCGGGCAAGGTGATGTTCGCCGATGCCCTCATGAGCTACGGTGGCTGGCTCGAAGCCCAGCTCGCCCGGGAGCGCCGCCGGGCCGACGCCGGCCGGGCCCGGGCGGACCTGGAGGCCGCGGTGGGAACATCGGGAAGGACGGACGATGAAGGACGAAGGACGAACCCGTAG
- a CDS encoding TolC family protein — MGWFAARAAPAAVILGLLLALSAPLASAQASPLSNDELEARLASGPALADLVAYAARANPMVRSARHEWRAAVERRRVATGLPDPELMVEQGNPMEEMWMGRLTQMVPFPGKLSRAGDVAEADARVARLGTDRAAREVALEVREAFHELSYVRSARAVIAGNRELLEHLRTVAETAFVRDRATLVDVTRAQSQLAQLRYDALLMEELQETLTARLNAALGRPPGAPLGPLAQEPLRPLAYSLEEVHALAREGRDEVRIAEARIARAEAEERLMGYERLPDFTVGLLRDPLDRGGRDSVGLIAGMTLPLWPGKNAGRVAEARAMAESARAMRDGQLYETNTRVREAYFRLRNAERLVALYRDELLPQAANALAVAETWYRQGQGSFSDFAETQAVHYNFQLALARASSDYGTALARLERLAGRDLTARQETAGEEASR, encoded by the coding sequence TTGGGGTGGTTCGCGGCCAGGGCCGCTCCTGCGGCCGTGATCCTCGGCCTGCTCCTGGCCCTCTCGGCGCCCCTCGCCTCCGCCCAGGCGTCCCCCCTCTCCAACGACGAGCTCGAGGCTCGCCTCGCCTCCGGCCCGGCTCTGGCAGACCTGGTGGCCTACGCGGCCCGGGCCAACCCCATGGTGCGCTCCGCCCGCCACGAGTGGCGGGCCGCCGTGGAGCGGCGCCGGGTGGCCACGGGGCTTCCCGACCCGGAGCTCATGGTGGAGCAGGGCAATCCCATGGAAGAGATGTGGATGGGGCGGCTCACCCAGATGGTGCCCTTTCCCGGGAAGCTCTCCCGGGCCGGGGACGTGGCCGAGGCGGATGCCCGGGTGGCCCGCCTCGGCACGGACCGCGCTGCGCGCGAGGTGGCCCTGGAGGTGCGCGAGGCCTTCCACGAGCTCTCCTACGTGCGCAGCGCCCGGGCGGTGATCGCCGGCAACCGGGAGCTCCTGGAGCACCTGCGCACGGTGGCCGAGACGGCCTTCGTCCGGGACCGGGCCACCCTGGTGGACGTGACCCGGGCCCAGTCCCAGCTCGCCCAGCTCCGCTACGACGCGCTGCTCATGGAGGAGCTCCAGGAGACCCTCACCGCCCGGCTCAACGCCGCCCTGGGCCGGCCCCCCGGGGCCCCCCTGGGGCCCCTGGCGCAGGAGCCGCTGCGGCCGCTCGCCTACTCCCTGGAGGAGGTCCACGCCCTGGCCCGGGAGGGCCGCGACGAGGTGCGGATCGCCGAGGCCCGCATCGCCCGGGCCGAAGCCGAGGAGCGCCTCATGGGGTACGAGCGGCTCCCGGACTTCACCGTGGGGCTCCTGCGGGACCCCCTGGACCGGGGCGGGCGCGACTCGGTGGGGCTGATCGCCGGCATGACCCTGCCCCTGTGGCCCGGCAAGAACGCCGGCCGGGTGGCCGAGGCCCGGGCCATGGCCGAGAGCGCCCGGGCCATGCGCGACGGCCAGCTCTACGAGACCAACACCCGGGTGCGGGAGGCCTACTTTCGGCTTCGCAACGCCGAGCGCCTCGTGGCGCTCTACCGCGACGAGCTCCTGCCCCAGGCGGCCAACGCCCTGGCCGTGGCCGAGACCTGGTACCGCCAGGGCCAGGGGAGCTTCTCGGACTTCGCCGAGACCCAGGCCGTGCACTACAACTTCCAGCTCGCCCTGGCCCGGGCCTCGTCGGACTACGGCACGGCGCTGGCCCGCCTGGAGCGCCTCGCCGGCCGGGACCTCACGGCCCGCCAAGAGACGGCGGGAGAGGAGGCGTCGCGATGA